The Camelus dromedarius isolate mCamDro1 chromosome 31, mCamDro1.pat, whole genome shotgun sequence DNA segment CGTGCTCAGCACACAGCGGACAACAGGACCAGGGGGCCTGGGGGAAATTCAGTAGGAGGCTCAGTACTGTCTGCAGGCCTCTTCTGCTCTGCGCTGGAGGAGCAGGCCCACAGGCCGCCGCTGTCCTGGTCCTCTGGAGCCAGGAGAGAAGTCAGGCGGACAGGTGAaggaagccaggaggagggtGTGGGGGTAGAGGCTGGGCGAGGTGGAGAGATCTGGGCCCATCCCCTCCTTCCCAGGCTAGagcagcccccacccagccccgggGTGAGCTGCAATGAACAGGtctgaggggaggggacaggagcgGGGTAGGTGCTCCGGCCGTCCGCACCACACTGCTGCGCCTTCCAGGGCCTCGGTCCACACAACAGCTGCAGCTGATTCAAGAGGCTGACTGCCCGGCCCACGGGACCACGTCTGGCCGGAGCTGCTCCCCAGGTTGCTACCTGGGCCTGTGCTGCCCGGCCGAGGGGGCCCTACCTCCAGCACCGGGACTCAGCGCGGAAGCCCTGGACGTTGTTGTCGCCTCCGATCAGGTACACAAAATTGTTGAGCACAGCGATGCCCTGGTTGGACATGCGGGGTGCCAGGGAGGCAGTGAAGTGCTTCCACTCGCCCAGCAGCGGGTTCAGATACTTGGCCTGGTCACTGAGGACAGTGGACGGTGTGGAGTGGATGCCCCCGAAGCCCACGACACACTGGAAGTCCGACCGCAGCTCAGTCTGTGGGCCctgcaggctgggctgcaggctctcGTTGCGGTGGTAGGTGAGGGCAGCGGCCACCGTGTCCCGCAGCGGGCTGGGGTCCAGCCTGTCATGCAGGCGCTGCAGGACTTCGGCCTCCATGAGGGGGAAGCGCACGGTCTCCAGGAGCTTTGGGGGCTCATGCAGCGGGAGCCGGTCAGCCTGCACCTGCTCGGGCGGGTAGTGGTAGAGCAGCGCGCCCTCGTACACCTCCGTCTCGCAGGACACCTCCAGGCGGTTGCTGCTCAGCAGCGAGTACACCTTCTCCAGGGGCAGCTGGCGGTACTTGTCAGTCCGTGAGAAGGCGACGAAGTTTTTGAGGATGTAGGCATCCAGCTGCTCTGTCAGGCGGCTCAGGTCAAAGAGCTCGGCCAGCCGGTAGACGTCCAGGATGTTGTCCTCATCCACCCAGGGTGTGAGGAAGTCACAGCAGAAGTGGATGATTTCCGGGATCTGTGGACAGAAAAGACCCGTCAGACCCGAGGCAGAGCACGGAGGCGGGCCCGGGGCTCACAGGCTGGCATCCTCTGCCACTGGCCCAGCTCACACCCAACCCTTCCCTGCCCTGGAggctggctgccttctccctgacACACAGGGGACACCCGGGGCTCACCACACCCTGACAAGGCTTAAATCCCAGCTCCAACGTGTCTCcaagctttagttttctcatccaaAAAACAGGGATAAAGTGGAGAGGAACCACCTGGCCCAGGGCGGACCCCCGACACGCGTCAGCCGCCTTTAGATCCAAAGCACTGGAACCCAACAGGAAGCAGCACCCGGACCGCATCCGCCCCTCCCCAAGCTCTCCTGGGGCCTCTAGAAGACACCTAGCTCCTTTTTCCTGCCACGACCCCCACAACTGCACACCCAGCGAACCACCAGGCACCCCAGGAGAAGGCCCTGACCCACCTCTCGCTCAGAACTGCCCATGGCGTGCTCCGAGACCACACCCGGCACCCACCCTGCACCTGACCCAGACCTCCTAAGCAGCTGGAGGGCATCCTGCCTGGGTGGAGGCCCACTGGACTCCCCGGAGTGTGGGGCACCCAGCTGGCCTTCTCTGCATGCAGAAGGGCTGGGCAGGGTGGTGCAAGGACCACGCACAGGTGAGAGCTGAGGACTGGGCCACAGGGTCAGGACAGCCTGGGATTAGGTGACCAAAGCAAGGCACAGGGAAGCCAGGGAAGGGCCCGGGCAGGCTGCCCAGGATTGCTAAGTTCTGCAGGATTTTAGAATTTTTCACAATGGGACTCCCTCCCCTACCCAGGACCACCAACAAGCAAATCATCACGTGTAGAGTAAGTCGGCTGAACTTCAAGGTTATTAATAAGtgcttaaaatctttttatttttcctgattcaAGACATTTGGTGCTTGCCAGGTGACAATGAGGGCTGATGGAGGCCTTCAAAGTGCTAGGCGTGTGTCTGCCCCGCCAGGAATGTCCCTATCGTGCTGCTCTTTTAGGTCCTGAAAGTCTCACCTGACCATCCACTCCTCCCTTAGCAGCGCTTCTGCTTGGCCTCCTCTGCCTAAAATACCACCCCTGATCTCTTGTGGGCCAGGATCCTGAACACCGGCCCTGGCCGCAGGTGAGAGCCAGCAGCCCTGAATGGGCCCTGGAGCAGCTCCTGCTCCCAGGGGCTGTCCTGTCCTGAGTCTTGCCCCTGTTGTCAGAGCAGCAGGGCCTCCggtggaggctcagagaaaggaaCTCATTCACTTGGGGTGACCCAGGGGCCAAGATTCAGACCCACGCCCTGGGGACAGCATGAAAGGCACAGCACACTGGGGGCAGGCCACCAACAGGCATTGGCTATATGAACAAACATGACCTGGCAGGCCTGCGGGCTTGGAGCTGACATGCCAAGTGAAACCTGCTTTAAAAACAACATTGCATAGAAGCCCAGTGTgttcaaaataaaccaaaacacaGCCGGGCTGCTGGAGGTGAACAGAGTTCGCCTCCCTCCCGTGTGTCCTAAGAGCTCTGCTGCCCCGAGCTATGCGGGAGACAGCAGGGCTCTGAGCTATGAGGGCCGCCCTGGCTCAGCTCCACCTGCCCACTCGCCGCTGTGACGGCACAGGGGGCTGTGGGGCCTCCCAGAGTCACCCTATCTTCTGAAATCTAAGTCACACTGTCAGAGCCTCAGAAAGCTCCCTAATTCTGTAGGAAAACTAGCACTCAAAGTTCAGTGACAAAGAGGCCCTGGCACCACTGCCCAGCGGCACGGGGGAGACCCGCCTGGGTCTGCCAGCTCAGTCCGGGAGCCTCACCTGAAGCTGGCAGGCGGCGACCAGCGTCTCCTGGACGTTGCTCAGGCTGAGCTCCAGCTCGGATGTGTATATGAAATGCAAGATCTGACACATGGCATTGTAGGACACGCCATGGATCAGAACCTCTTCCTGCTCCATCTCCTTCAAACCCCCAGCAAACATGCCCCTGCAAAGACAGGACAGGTGGGGTTACACCCATGGGGACACCAGCCCTGCCACAGAGCAGCAGCCCACGGGGCAGGAGCGGGAGGACCGGACGCTGGTTTGTGCTCTGAGTCAGCCCTCGGGAGATGCCCACAagctgctgggggcagggaccaCATCAGGCTGGCTCTCCGCTGCACGCATTAGCATGACTCCTGGACCACAGCAGCCCAGGGCACACTGTGAAAGGCGGAACAAGCGGGAAACAGTGAAACGCACGAGCTCAGCACCGACTGAAGGGCCAGAACCGCTCACAGAGCTGGTGTAGCCGCAGCTAAGGAGGTGGCGAGATTCCTACGTACACGGAGCTTAATGCCAGACAGGACAGCAGACGCGGAAACAGGCATTTCAGGCTGTGGAAATGCTGGGAAGGACAGCGGCAGGGCAATCTGGTTGAGGGGGGCCcggctggggaggggagcagggggagagCGATGGCAGGGCGGGCCCACAGCGAGGACCTGAGAGGGCACCGGAGGATCCAGGCCCTCGGCTGGAGGGTGGTGCAGCAGCTGTGCGGACCGGACTTGGGAGCAGTGGGTGCAAGAGGGCAGCAGGCGTCCCATCCTGGCACCGCCAGTGCGGGGCGCCAGGGGACACCCAGCGGAGATGGTGACCTTAGTCAGGTGTCTGCAGGGAAGAGGCTGGCGGCCATGGGAGGCATCGGGGCTGAAATGAGACAGCAACACGGAGATGATGGGAGAGTggctatttttatattgtttatattctggctaggtcacacacacacacacacacacacacacacgaaacacAGGAAAGGGTGAAAGTCTCgctccttcctctgctctggccaccagtcccctccccagggaGGCACCATCCTGGGAGGCAGGCACACGCCTAGTTTTGCCTGTGGCTTTGACTCCACAGTACACCCTAGTAGGGGCCGTAATCAGGACACACAGCACCCACTTCTGTCAAGGTGACAGCACTGATTCAGCCCCTCACGCCGGGGTCCACCTGGGTTACCATCACCTCCCATCATCTGCCCGATGGACGGTCCTGCCCTGTGAGCTCTGTTGGTATGAACGGAAGGATTCATTCCAGGATGGAACGTGCTGGACGAAGGGGTCTGTACACTCACGCTGGGACAGCACCGCCGCCACGGTCACGGATGCCCCCGGGGTTGGGGATGGGTGcctgctccacatcctcagaaCCCAGAGACTCCGGCCCGGCCACCCCGAGGAGAGGGAGAAGCTGCGTGACCAACTGGACAGGACCTGTCTGTTGTCACAGGCTTAGGAACCGTCTGGACATTCTTTTCTAAACAGTCCAGATGCTGTGCCCATTTTCTGTCGGACTCTGTCTCATCAATTTAAAGAAGCTTGTTCCCTCCTGGATGagttgaatttctttctttagcTTGAATCTTGTGAGTTTATGATGCTGTCTAACATGCAGAAGTTTGCAGACTTTGAATAAGAACTTACCGTTTTCTTTTTTGCCTGTGAATTTTGTGTCAAACCTAGAAAGGCTCTCTCCTTCCGAGATGTCCTTAAAAACACTTCCTCTCgttttttcatttcatctttcaCAACTAAAATTGTCAATCCACCTGAAATTCATCTTGGGGCAGGTGGGAAGCAGGGGTCCAGCTTTGCCTGTTTCCAGATGGCGCCCAGGGACGCACCTTCACTCCAAAGTTCCGGACAGTCTGTGTCCGCTTCCAGGCTTCCCGTCCTTTCCCAGAATGCTCTGGGCTCTGAGCACCAGAGCCGTTTCAGCCGCCGCAGCTTCACGGTGTGGGCGGCCAGTCCACTTTCGTTACCTGGTGCTCAACAAGCTCCTCGCCCTTGCTTGCCTTTTTAAAGTCGAGACTTCAGAACCACTATGTGCAGGGAACCCTCTTGGCATTTTCACTGGGACCACATTACACACCTAGACTGGGGTGGAGAGCTGGTACCTGTGTCGTGGGCGTGGTGGGCCTTCCTGTGGCCAAGCCAGCCTCTGGGTCTCCCGGCGGTCTTGCAGGGCCAACTCCCCACAGACCTACCCGGGCAGGCACGTCACTCCACACTCAGCCCCTCGGGGAGCTTTCCCAGGCCCAGGTGGCTCTCCTGCACTCTGCTGGTGGTGCTGTGACCCGACCACACCGACAGCAGAGGAGGGGGACCGCAATGCTGGCATGCTgatcaccccacctcacccccctGAGCAGGGAGCGGGTGACAGATCAACTCAGCTGCGTTTGATCATCTTAAGAAAGGACCCACACATCGTGAAGACCTTAACCGGATCCTGA contains these protein-coding regions:
- the KLHL22 gene encoding kelch-like protein 22 isoform X2, which translates into the protein MFAGGLKEMEQEEVLIHGVSYNAMCQILHFIYTSELELSLSNVQETLVAACQLQIPEIIHFCCDFLTPWVDEDNILDVYRLAELFDLSRLTEQLDAYILKNFVAFSRTDKYRQLPLEKVYSLLSSNRLEVSCETEVYEGALLYHYPPEQVQADRLPLHEPPKLLETVRFPLMEAEVLQRLHDRLDPSPLRDTVAAALTYHRNESLQPSLQGPQTELRSDFQCVVGFGGIHSTPSTVLSDQAKYLNPLLGEWKHFTASLAPRMSNQGIAVLNNFVYLIGGDNNVQGFRAESRCWRYDPRHNRWFQIQPLQQEHADLCVCVVGKHIYAVAGRDYHNDLSAVERYDPATNSWAYVAPLKREVYAHAGAALAGKMYITCGRRGEDYLRETHCYDPGSDTWCSLADGPVRRAWHGMATLLDKLYVVGGSNNDAGYRRDVHQVACYSCTSGQWSSVCPLPAGHGEPGIAVLDNRIYVLGGRSHNRGSRTGYVHIYDVEKDCWEEGPQLDNSISGLAACVLTLPRSLLLEPPRGTPDRSQADPDFASEVMSVSDWEEFDNSSED